CGGGGGGAAGATCCTTCCTCGGGGAGGCGGAGGTTCCGGATCACCTGTCCCGTTTCACCTAGCTGCGGGAGTGGACGGTCGTCCAGGGCGAGCGCCACGCCGCCGGCGTTTCCAACGGTCACGACAAAGCCCTGCTGAGCATGCCACACCCAGGTTTCTCCAGCCTGGAGAAGAACGTCCTGGGTCTCCCCGTCGTCAATCGTAACCAGCATCCAGGTCATCTCCTTGGCCTCCACACGTAGGGTGTGCCCCTCCCCCGGTGCATCCGAGGGTACAGGCCTTTCAGGCAAGGCGGGGGCGGCCGTGGTGATGGGACTTGTGGTCACGGTCTCTGGGATGCTGGGAGGTGTTTCCACGGGGGGCGTAACTCTTACCGATTGTGATTCTTCAGGAGACTCGGGTCCCCGGGTCTTCTGAGGCTCCTCGGTGAGAAGGGAGAGCACGATAAAGACCGAGGGGATAAAGAACGCCAGCAGAACGAGTCCCAGAACCACCCGGCGAAGGGACAGGGTAACGGTCCGCTTCGCTGGAAAGACCGCGAGCGAACTGGAGCCTCGGTGGATCTGTTGCGAGAAGCGGCGTTGAATCTCTTGGGGATCCAGTTCGAGAAATGACGCGTATTCCCCGAGAAACCGGAGGAGATAGCGTTCATCGGGAAGGAGGCGGTAGTCATCCTCTTCCATGGCGTCAACGAAGACGGGTCTGATGCGCGTCGCGGTTGCCGCTTCCTCGCGGCTGATCCCTTTGGCCGCCCGGGCCTCCCGCAGGAGCTGGCCAACCGTCCTTTTCTTTTCCTGCTCCATCTGGATCGTATCTCGGTTCACCACTTACGCCTCACAGTGCATAGTACAGGGTTCACGGTTCATGGTTCAGGGAAAAATCCTTTCACCATGCCCACCTCTGAACTCTGAACCCTCAACCCTGAACCTCTTGGAGGATCTGAGGGAACTCCTCAAGCGCTTCAATGGCCCGCACCTTTTTGTCATCCGACAGGGAAACCTCGGGTGAACCCAGGAGGACCGCCCACATCCCTACCCCCCGTGCCCCAAGGACATCGGTGGTGGGATTATCCCCGATATGAAGCGCGCGGTCCGGGGGGACGGCCAGTCGCTCAAGGGTCAGATGGAAGATGTGTGGGTCTGGCTTTCGGACTCCGACCACGTCTGAAAAGGTCAGGACCTCGAAATGTTCCAGAATCCCGAGACGCTGGAGGATGATCTTGAGCATCGTTCCCGGGATCCGGCCGGTGTTACAGATGAGGCCCAATCGGTATTGCTGCCCCAGCCCGGTGAGTACTTCGGCCGCTCCCTGAGTAAGCACGGGCAAGGCTTGTAGTGCTGGTGATACGTACGCCCACTCCAGGTTGGCCAGGGCCATGCGGTCTTGGGGCACCTGCCACCCATCACCCAGGGCCGCGAGGAAGAACTGGACCTGTTCCTCAGATCCTGCATCGA
The window above is part of the Candidatus Methylomirabilota bacterium genome. Proteins encoded here:
- a CDS encoding DUF4115 domain-containing protein, which encodes MVNRDTIQMEQEKKRTVGQLLREARAAKGISREEAATATRIRPVFVDAMEEDDYRLLPDERYLLRFLGEYASFLELDPQEIQRRFSQQIHRGSSSLAVFPAKRTVTLSLRRVVLGLVLLAFFIPSVFIVLSLLTEEPQKTRGPESPEESQSVRVTPPVETPPSIPETVTTSPITTAAPALPERPVPSDAPGEGHTLRVEAKEMTWMLVTIDDGETQDVLLQAGETWVWHAQQGFVVTVGNAGGVALALDDRPLPQLGETGQVIRNLRLPEEGSSPREVP
- a CDS encoding HAD family hydrolase, with translation MIQAITFDLWDTLIRETPESGRKLKEARIRSLYMFLQGLEYPGTLEEVGAAHERVGEYLQETWARNVDAGSEEQVQFFLAALGDGWQVPQDRMALANLEWAYVSPALQALPVLTQGAAEVLTGLGQQYRLGLICNTGRIPGTMLKIILQRLGILEHFEVLTFSDVVGVRKPDPHIFHLTLERLAVPPDRALHIGDNPTTDVLGARGVGMWAVLLGSPEVSLSDDKKVRAIEALEEFPQILQEVQG